In the genome of Enterococcus hirae ATCC 9790, one region contains:
- a CDS encoding Gx transporter family protein — protein MTKLQKMIYISLLVAQGVIIGLIENMIPYPFSFAPGAKLGLANLITIVAIFTMKKRDSFLLLWLRLFLTTLLGGTISTFLYSMSGALLSYVGMLLVKQLGPKRVSIIGISATGGFMHNVGQLVMASFIAQSWTVMLYLPILSFLGILSGIAIGIAANYLLQHVRTLQLFQRDYEKEQKEKWQPLFLKK, from the coding sequence ATGACAAAATTACAAAAAATGATTTATATATCTTTACTAGTGGCGCAAGGAGTCATCATTGGATTAATTGAGAACATGATCCCATATCCTTTTTCATTTGCTCCTGGAGCAAAGTTAGGACTTGCTAATTTGATTACCATTGTAGCGATTTTTACGATGAAAAAACGGGATAGTTTTTTATTGTTATGGCTTCGCCTATTTTTAACAACTTTGTTAGGTGGGACGATCTCTACCTTTCTTTATAGTATGAGTGGCGCGTTACTCAGCTATGTAGGAATGCTGTTAGTGAAACAGTTAGGTCCTAAGCGAGTCAGCATTATTGGAATCAGTGCAACAGGTGGCTTTATGCATAATGTCGGACAACTAGTGATGGCTTCGTTCATTGCTCAATCATGGACAGTCATGTTATATCTGCCGATTCTATCTTTCTTAGGTATTCTGTCTGGAATTGCGATCGGGATTGCAGCCAATTATTTGTTGCAACATGTACGTACATTACAACTTTTTCAAAGAGACTATGAGAAAGAACAAAAAGAGAAATGGCAACCGCTTTTTTTGAAAAAATAA
- a CDS encoding polyprenyl synthetase family protein — MKLHPMWSEYPTLKNELNETLKKMEDVVRLKNKPVEQAIKETIHAGGKLLRPAYQLLFSQFGPEQDREKAIALAASIEMLHTATLIHDDIVDEADVRRGQPNLRGRFGNTVAVYAGDYLFVCCFKLLSNYSNSLKSLQSNSRSMEKVLDGELGQMDDRYNYHLTVPEYLENISGKTAELFQLSCSVGAYESGMNERFARKAGSIGLAVGMAFQIIDDILDYTKDAVDIGKPVLEDMRQGVYSLPLIYALQTDKKAELIAYLDKKTELTQEEAESVRQIVREVNGVTKAKKLAEDYTKKALKEISKLPDTAFDTREILLSVTELILDREN, encoded by the coding sequence ATGAAGCTACATCCAATGTGGAGTGAGTATCCAACTTTGAAAAACGAATTAAACGAGACGTTGAAAAAGATGGAAGATGTTGTCCGCTTAAAGAACAAGCCAGTCGAACAAGCAATCAAAGAGACGATTCATGCGGGAGGTAAACTGCTAAGACCTGCCTATCAATTGCTCTTTTCTCAATTTGGTCCAGAACAAGATCGTGAAAAGGCGATTGCGCTAGCTGCTTCGATCGAAATGCTTCATACTGCTACATTGATCCATGATGATATCGTTGATGAGGCAGATGTTCGACGTGGTCAGCCTAATTTACGTGGTCGATTTGGGAATACGGTAGCCGTTTATGCAGGAGACTATTTATTTGTTTGCTGTTTCAAATTACTTTCAAATTATTCTAATTCGCTAAAGAGCTTACAATCTAATTCTCGGAGTATGGAAAAAGTATTAGATGGTGAGCTTGGACAAATGGACGACCGTTACAATTATCATTTAACTGTGCCGGAGTATTTAGAAAACATCTCAGGGAAAACGGCCGAACTCTTTCAATTAAGTTGTTCAGTCGGAGCTTATGAAAGTGGAATGAATGAACGGTTTGCTCGAAAAGCAGGTTCAATCGGTTTAGCTGTCGGGATGGCGTTTCAGATCATTGACGATATCCTGGATTACACGAAAGATGCGGTCGATATCGGTAAACCAGTATTAGAAGATATGCGTCAAGGCGTGTATTCTCTACCATTGATTTACGCATTACAAACAGATAAAAAAGCAGAATTGATTGCATACTTGGATAAAAAAACTGAGTTGACACAAGAGGAAGCAGAAAGTGTTCGTCAGATTGTCAGGGAAGTCAATGGTGTGACAAAAGCCAAAAAATTAGCGGAAGATTACACAAAAAAAGCCTTAAAGGAAATTAGTAAGCTCCCTGATACAGCCTTTGATACACGTGAGATTCTTTTGTCAGTTACTGAGTTGATTTTAGATAGGGAAAATTAA
- the birA gene encoding bifunctional biotin--[acetyl-CoA-carboxylase] ligase/biotin operon repressor BirA, whose amino-acid sequence MTTKDKVLQLLKESPDFLSGEKMAQQLQVSRTSIWKAIKELEKTGYHFEHQAKGYRYLPSDVLDAQEIRQALEPWIPDLTVSVQERSESTMKDAKLAATKEIGPALFIADTQEQAHGRFGRPFFAAPGQGIYMSLLIHPNQRFDELPQYTVIAASACVKAIQELTKKDPSIKWVNDLYLNGKKISGILSEAISDMETGGISSIIIGIGLNFSIPQKQFPEAIQKKATSLFPDGQKSITRNQLISQIWKNFFHYLSEPTDEYLTLYREKSFVLGKKVQFTQKGQHYTGIAKEIGEHGELIVQIEDQFLTLFSGEISLTSIE is encoded by the coding sequence ATGACGACAAAAGATAAAGTACTCCAACTATTAAAAGAATCTCCTGATTTTTTATCAGGTGAAAAAATGGCACAGCAATTACAAGTGTCACGTACCAGTATTTGGAAAGCAATCAAAGAATTAGAAAAAACAGGTTATCATTTTGAGCATCAAGCTAAGGGGTACCGTTATCTTCCTTCTGATGTGTTAGATGCCCAAGAAATTCGCCAAGCATTAGAACCTTGGATACCAGATTTGACGGTGTCGGTACAAGAACGATCAGAATCTACGATGAAAGATGCTAAACTTGCGGCAACCAAAGAAATCGGACCCGCTCTTTTTATCGCCGATACCCAAGAACAGGCACACGGCCGATTTGGACGTCCTTTTTTTGCAGCCCCTGGACAAGGTATTTATATGAGCTTATTGATCCATCCCAATCAACGATTTGATGAATTGCCCCAGTATACAGTTATTGCAGCAAGTGCATGCGTGAAAGCCATTCAAGAATTGACTAAAAAAGACCCTTCGATCAAATGGGTCAATGATCTTTATTTAAATGGAAAAAAAATTAGCGGGATTTTATCTGAAGCAATCAGTGACATGGAAACTGGCGGGATCAGTTCGATCATTATTGGCATTGGTCTAAATTTTTCCATCCCGCAAAAACAGTTTCCTGAAGCAATTCAAAAGAAAGCAACGTCTCTTTTCCCTGATGGTCAGAAATCCATCACACGGAATCAATTGATTAGTCAAATTTGGAAAAATTTCTTTCACTATCTTTCAGAACCCACAGACGAATACTTAACACTTTATCGTGAAAAGTCTTTCGTTCTTGGAAAAAAAGTACAATTTACCCAAAAAGGGCAGCATTATACTGGGATTGCTAAAGAAATCGGAGAACATGGAGAGTTGATCGTACAAATAGAAGACCAATTTCTCACTCTTTTTTCTGGCGAAATTAGTTTAACCTCCATTGAGTAA
- a CDS encoding ABC transporter ATP-binding protein, translating into MTDVLTLQSIHHTFEKGTINENHVLKGVNLSLKQGDFVTIIGGNGAGKSTLLNSIAGSFPVDQGKILLNGKDITKKSVVARSKEISRVFQDPKLGTAVRLTVEENLALAMKRGKKRGFFRGVKPQDRSFFKEHLARLNLGLENRLTTEIGLLSGGQRQAITLLMATLQRPELILLDEHTAALDPATSKTVMELTDKLISEQHLTAFMVTHDMEDAIRYGNRLIMLHQGQIVVDIQQAEKQHLTVPQLLEMFKQNSGAALKDDQVLLS; encoded by the coding sequence ATGACTGATGTTTTAACACTTCAATCTATCCACCATACGTTTGAAAAAGGAACCATCAATGAAAACCATGTGCTAAAAGGAGTTAATCTCTCATTGAAACAAGGTGATTTCGTAACAATTATTGGCGGAAATGGTGCAGGTAAATCGACACTATTGAACAGTATTGCTGGTTCTTTTCCAGTGGATCAAGGGAAGATTTTATTGAATGGCAAAGATATCACCAAAAAGTCAGTGGTTGCTCGCTCCAAAGAAATCAGTCGTGTCTTTCAAGACCCTAAATTAGGCACTGCTGTCCGATTGACGGTGGAAGAAAATTTAGCACTAGCAATGAAACGTGGCAAAAAACGAGGCTTTTTCCGAGGAGTCAAGCCGCAAGATCGTTCCTTCTTCAAGGAACATCTCGCACGCTTGAATCTTGGGTTAGAAAATCGTTTGACCACTGAAATCGGCTTGCTTTCTGGAGGACAGCGTCAAGCGATCACGTTATTAATGGCTACTTTACAACGTCCTGAATTGATTTTATTAGATGAACATACTGCAGCCCTCGACCCGGCAACTTCAAAAACAGTGATGGAACTAACGGACAAATTAATTAGCGAACAGCACTTGACGGCTTTCATGGTCACCCATGATATGGAAGATGCCATCCGCTACGGAAATCGATTGATCATGCTACACCAAGGGCAAATCGTCGTGGATATTCAACAGGCAGAAAAACAACATTTGACTGTCCCTCAGCTACTAGAAATGTTCAAACAAAATAGTGGCGCTGCATTGAAAGACGACCAAGTACTTTTAAGTTAG
- a CDS encoding ABC transporter permease, which translates to MTNLISIFLSSASQGVLWALLAIGVFLTFRILDIADLTAEGSFPLGAGIAAVSITNGLSPIVACLLGFLGGAAAGLVSGLLHTKLKIPALLAGIITMTGLYSVTSRIMGAPNLSLLGQKNVFTWAESLGVSKENAVLIAGLLVALIVVTLLVLFLRTETGLAIRATGDNLAMSEANGINTDTMKIIGYMISNGCIALSGSLLAQNNGFADLNSGIGTIVIGLASIIIAEVLFRNQPLLLRLLTIILGAVIYRFILALVFELNVQPSDSKLASALVLVICLSFPQIQQKLKLPKRTKAKGGSIND; encoded by the coding sequence ATGACTAATTTAATAAGTATCTTTTTATCTTCTGCTTCACAAGGCGTGCTTTGGGCACTACTGGCAATCGGTGTCTTCCTTACTTTTCGTATTCTGGATATTGCTGATTTAACAGCTGAAGGCAGTTTCCCTTTAGGTGCTGGGATTGCTGCTGTCAGTATCACTAATGGACTTTCCCCAATCGTTGCTTGCCTCTTAGGATTTTTAGGAGGCGCAGCAGCTGGCTTAGTTTCAGGACTGCTCCATACCAAACTTAAAATTCCGGCACTTCTAGCTGGAATCATCACGATGACTGGCTTATATTCCGTTACCTCACGGATCATGGGCGCACCTAATCTTTCTTTGTTAGGACAAAAAAACGTCTTTACATGGGCAGAATCACTCGGTGTTTCAAAAGAAAATGCTGTATTGATTGCTGGCTTACTTGTCGCATTGATTGTTGTCACGTTGCTTGTTTTATTTTTACGGACAGAAACGGGGTTGGCGATTCGAGCGACTGGCGATAATTTAGCAATGAGTGAAGCAAATGGCATCAACACCGATACGATGAAAATCATTGGGTATATGATTTCAAATGGCTGTATTGCTCTATCTGGTTCGTTGCTTGCACAAAACAATGGCTTTGCTGATTTAAACTCTGGGATCGGTACGATCGTGATTGGCTTGGCTTCAATCATCATCGCTGAAGTCCTCTTTCGAAACCAACCATTGCTTCTTCGATTATTGACAATTATTTTAGGCGCCGTGATCTATCGTTTTATCTTAGCGTTAGTTTTTGAGTTGAACGTTCAACCAAGCGATTCAAAATTAGCTTCTGCACTTGTTCTGGTTATCTGTTTATCTTTTCCACAAATCCAACAAAAATTAAAGTTACCTAAGCGTACGAAAGCAAAAGGAGGATCTATCAATGACTGA
- a CDS encoding ABC transporter substrate-binding protein — protein MEGGKRNEKNLLIGLGATLLLALGGCGTANSSSAKSDDSKTIGVLQLVQHNSLDATYKGFKEGLAENGYKEGDNLTINYQNAQNNQDNLKSMSEKLVKDQPDLLLGIATPAAQSLLNETTTIPITVTAVTDLEKAHLVSSNDKPGGNVTGTTDMVPIEKQIELLLQIVPKAKTIGIMYNNGEANSKIQGDLAEKTLKKAGVKVKVLTANSTNDVQQVTKSLAKDVDGIYIPTDNTFASAASVIGEVAKETKTPIVAGSVDQVKEGGLATVGIDYEELGRQTGEMAAKILAGKKPSELPVESADDLSLYVNKDMAKALGIDPTTIKETE, from the coding sequence ATTGAAGGAGGAAAAAGAAATGAAAAAAATTTATTGATCGGATTAGGCGCAACATTATTACTAGCACTTGGTGGATGTGGAACTGCAAATAGTTCCTCAGCAAAATCGGATGACTCGAAAACAATCGGTGTTTTACAACTGGTTCAACACAATTCATTAGATGCTACATATAAAGGGTTCAAAGAAGGGCTAGCAGAAAATGGCTATAAAGAAGGCGACAATTTAACAATCAACTATCAAAATGCGCAAAACAATCAAGACAATCTAAAAAGTATGAGTGAAAAATTAGTGAAAGACCAACCCGACTTATTATTAGGGATTGCAACTCCAGCTGCGCAATCACTCCTTAATGAAACAACTACGATTCCTATTACAGTGACAGCAGTTACCGACTTAGAAAAAGCACACTTAGTTTCTTCTAATGACAAACCTGGTGGAAATGTGACTGGTACAACGGATATGGTACCGATCGAAAAACAAATCGAACTATTATTACAGATCGTGCCAAAAGCAAAAACGATCGGGATCATGTACAACAACGGGGAAGCAAATTCCAAAATCCAAGGAGACTTAGCCGAGAAAACATTGAAAAAAGCCGGAGTGAAAGTCAAAGTATTGACGGCAAACTCCACCAATGATGTTCAACAAGTGACAAAAAGTTTAGCCAAAGATGTCGACGGTATCTACATCCCAACGGATAATACATTCGCCAGTGCTGCTAGCGTTATCGGTGAAGTAGCCAAAGAAACAAAAACACCGATCGTTGCTGGTTCCGTGGATCAAGTCAAAGAAGGTGGCTTAGCGACTGTTGGGATTGATTATGAAGAATTAGGACGACAAACAGGTGAAATGGCTGCCAAGATCTTAGCTGGCAAAAAACCGAGTGAATTACCGGTTGAATCAGCAGATGATCTTTCCTTATATGTCAATAAAGACATGGCAAAAGCCCTTGGGATCGATCCAACAACAATCAAAGAGACTGAATAA
- the rpoB gene encoding DNA-directed RNA polymerase subunit beta, which produces MAGHVVKYGKHRERRSFARISEVLELPNLIEIQTDSYQWFLDEGLREMFEDILPIDDFNGNLSLEFVDYELKEPKYTVAEARAHDANYSAPLHVTLRLTNRETGEIKAQEVFFGDFPLMTEQGTFIINGAERVIVSQLVRSPGVYFHGKVDKNGKEGFGSTVIPNRGAWLEMETDAKDISYVRIDRTRKIPLTVLVRALGFGSDDTIFEIFGDSETLRNTVEKDLHKNASDSRTEEGLKDVYERLRPGEPKTADSSRNLLNARFFDPKRYDLANVGRYKVNKKLDLKTRLLNLTLAETLVDPETGEIIVEKGTVLTHQVMETLAPFIDNGLNSVTYYPSEDGVVTDPMTVQVIKVFSPKDPEREVNVIGNGYPESAVKTVRPADIIASMSYFLNLMEGIGNVDDIDHLGNRRIRSVGELLQNQFRIGLARMERVVRERMSIQDTETLTPQQLINIRPVVASIKEFFGSSQLSQFMDQTNPLGELTHKRRLSALGPGGLTRDRAGYEVRDVHYSHYGRMCPIETPEGPNIGLINSLSSYAKVNKFGFIETPYRRVDRETGRVTDQIDYLTADIEDHYIVAQANSPLNEDGTFAQDVVMARAQSENLEVSIDKVDYMDVSPKQVVAVATACIPFLENDDSNRALMGANMQRQAVPLINPQAPWVGTGMEYKSAHDSGAALLCKHDGVVEFVDASEIRVRRDNGALDKYAVTKFRRSNSGTSYNQRPIVHLGEKVEKGDTLADGPSMEQGEMALGQNVLVGFMTWEGYNYEDAIIMSRRLVKDDVYTSIHIEEYESEARDTKLGPEEITREIPNVGEDALKDLDEMGIIRIGAEVQDGDLLVGKVTPKGVTELSAEERLLHAIFGEKAREVRDTSLRVPHGGGGIVHDVKIFTREAGDELSPGVNMLVRVYIVQKRKIHEGDKMAGRHGNKGVVSRIMPEEDMPFLPDGTPIDIMLNPLGVPSRMNIGQVLELHLGMAARQLGIHVATPVFDGASDEDVWETVREAGMASDAKTILYDGRTGEPFDGRVSVGVMYMIKLAHMVDDKLHARSIGPYSLVTQQPLGGKAQFGGQRFGEMEVWALEAYGAAYTLQEILTYKSDDVVGRVKTYEAIVKGEPIPKPGVPESFRVLVKELQSLGLDMRVLDIKDSEIELRDMDDEDDDLITVDALTKFAEQQTAKELEKKAAEQVEDERQDIIQNFETAEDNLD; this is translated from the coding sequence TTGGCTGGACACGTAGTAAAGTACGGAAAACATCGCGAACGTAGAAGTTTCGCACGAATCAGTGAAGTGTTGGAATTACCAAATTTGATCGAAATTCAAACAGACTCTTACCAATGGTTCCTAGATGAAGGACTAAGAGAAATGTTTGAAGACATTTTGCCAATTGATGACTTCAATGGCAATCTATCTTTGGAATTTGTGGATTATGAATTGAAAGAACCTAAGTATACGGTAGCAGAAGCACGCGCACATGATGCAAATTACTCTGCACCATTACATGTAACGTTACGTCTAACAAACCGTGAGACAGGTGAAATCAAAGCGCAAGAAGTCTTCTTCGGTGATTTCCCATTAATGACTGAACAAGGAACATTCATTATCAACGGAGCAGAACGAGTAATCGTTTCTCAGTTAGTGCGTTCACCTGGTGTGTACTTCCATGGAAAAGTAGACAAAAACGGAAAAGAAGGTTTCGGTTCAACTGTGATCCCGAACCGTGGTGCATGGTTAGAAATGGAAACTGATGCAAAAGATATTTCTTACGTACGTATTGATCGTACCCGTAAGATTCCTTTGACTGTGTTAGTTCGTGCCCTAGGGTTTGGATCGGATGATACGATCTTTGAAATCTTTGGTGACAGTGAAACGTTACGTAATACAGTTGAAAAAGACTTGCACAAAAATGCAAGTGATTCAAGAACAGAAGAAGGATTAAAAGACGTTTACGAACGTCTACGTCCAGGCGAGCCTAAGACAGCCGATAGTTCTCGGAACTTATTGAATGCTCGTTTCTTCGATCCAAAACGCTACGACTTAGCCAACGTTGGTCGTTATAAAGTAAATAAAAAATTAGACTTGAAAACACGTCTATTGAACTTAACATTAGCAGAAACATTGGTTGATCCAGAAACTGGTGAAATCATCGTTGAAAAAGGAACTGTGTTGACTCACCAAGTGATGGAAACATTAGCACCTTTCATTGATAATGGATTGAATTCAGTGACTTACTATCCATCAGAAGATGGTGTTGTGACTGATCCAATGACTGTTCAAGTAATCAAAGTCTTTTCACCAAAAGACCCAGAACGTGAAGTGAATGTGATTGGTAATGGTTATCCAGAATCAGCTGTGAAAACTGTTCGTCCGGCAGACATCATCGCATCAATGAGTTATTTCTTAAACTTGATGGAAGGGATCGGCAACGTGGACGATATCGACCACTTAGGAAACCGTCGTATCCGTTCAGTCGGTGAATTACTGCAAAACCAATTCCGTATCGGTTTAGCTCGGATGGAACGTGTTGTACGTGAAAGAATGTCGATCCAAGATACAGAAACATTGACACCACAACAATTGATCAACATCCGTCCAGTGGTTGCAAGTATCAAAGAATTCTTCGGTTCTTCTCAGTTGTCTCAGTTCATGGATCAAACGAACCCACTTGGGGAATTGACACACAAACGTCGTCTTTCAGCCTTAGGACCTGGTGGTTTGACTCGTGACCGAGCTGGTTATGAAGTTCGTGACGTTCACTATTCTCACTATGGCCGTATGTGTCCGATTGAAACGCCTGAAGGACCAAATATCGGGTTGATCAATAGTTTATCTAGCTATGCGAAAGTTAATAAATTTGGATTTATCGAAACTCCTTACCGTCGTGTTGATCGTGAAACTGGTCGTGTAACGGATCAAATCGACTATCTAACAGCTGACATCGAAGACCACTACATCGTTGCCCAAGCAAATAGCCCATTAAATGAAGATGGTACTTTTGCACAAGACGTTGTTATGGCTCGTGCGCAAAGTGAAAACTTAGAAGTTTCAATCGATAAAGTCGATTATATGGACGTATCACCTAAACAAGTAGTTGCGGTAGCGACAGCATGTATTCCTTTCTTGGAAAACGATGACTCCAACCGTGCCTTGATGGGTGCCAACATGCAGCGTCAAGCAGTGCCATTGATCAATCCACAAGCACCATGGGTTGGTACTGGTATGGAATATAAATCAGCTCATGACTCAGGAGCTGCTTTGCTATGTAAACATGATGGTGTCGTTGAATTTGTGGATGCCTCTGAGATTCGTGTTCGTCGTGACAACGGTGCATTAGATAAATACGCTGTAACAAAATTCCGTCGTTCAAACTCAGGAACAAGCTACAACCAACGCCCAATCGTTCATTTAGGCGAAAAAGTTGAAAAAGGCGATACTTTAGCAGATGGACCTTCAATGGAACAAGGTGAAATGGCGCTAGGACAAAACGTTTTAGTTGGTTTCATGACTTGGGAAGGTTACAACTATGAAGATGCGATCATCATGAGCCGTCGTCTTGTAAAAGATGATGTCTATACTTCGATCCACATCGAAGAATATGAATCAGAAGCTCGTGATACAAAATTAGGACCTGAAGAAATTACTCGTGAAATCCCTAACGTTGGGGAAGATGCTTTGAAAGATCTAGACGAGATGGGTATTATCCGTATCGGTGCGGAAGTCCAAGATGGTGACTTGCTAGTTGGTAAAGTAACACCAAAAGGGGTAACCGAATTATCCGCTGAAGAACGTCTTTTACATGCGATCTTTGGTGAAAAAGCTCGTGAAGTCCGTGATACTTCATTACGTGTACCACATGGTGGTGGCGGGATCGTCCACGACGTAAAAATCTTTACTCGTGAAGCCGGCGATGAATTATCACCAGGCGTAAACATGCTTGTACGTGTGTATATCGTTCAAAAACGTAAAATCCATGAAGGAGATAAGATGGCCGGACGTCATGGTAATAAAGGGGTTGTATCCCGTATCATGCCGGAAGAAGATATGCCATTCTTACCAGATGGAACACCAATCGATATCATGTTGAATCCTTTAGGGGTGCCATCACGGATGAATATCGGACAAGTATTGGAATTGCATTTAGGGATGGCTGCTCGTCAGTTAGGTATCCATGTTGCAACACCAGTATTTGATGGTGCAAGTGATGAGGATGTTTGGGAAACGGTTCGTGAAGCTGGTATGGCTAGCGATGCGAAAACCATCCTTTATGACGGACGTACAGGTGAACCATTTGACGGCCGAGTGTCTGTCGGTGTCATGTACATGATCAAACTTGCTCACATGGTCGATGATAAATTGCATGCTCGTTCAATCGGACCTTACTCATTGGTTACACAACAACCATTGGGTGGTAAAGCACAATTTGGTGGACAACGTTTTGGTGAAATGGAAGTTTGGGCTTTGGAAGCTTACGGTGCCGCTTATACCTTACAAGAAATCTTGACATACAAATCAGATGATGTAGTTGGTCGTGTGAAAACTTATGAAGCGATCGTCAAAGGCGAACCAATTCCAAAACCAGGTGTACCAGAATCATTCCGAGTATTAGTAAAAGAATTACAATCACTAGGATTAGACATGCGTGTCTTGGATATCAAAGATTCTGAAATCGAACTCCGTGATATGGATGACGAAGATGATGATTTGATCACTGTAGATGCTTTGACAAAATTTGCTGAACAGCAAACAGCCAAAGAATTAGAAAAGAAAGCTGCTGAACAAGTGGAAGATGAAAGACAAGATATCATCCAAAACTTTGAAACCGCAGAAGATAACTTAGACTAA